The Rutidosis leptorrhynchoides isolate AG116_Rl617_1_P2 unplaced genomic scaffold, CSIRO_AGI_Rlap_v1 contig123, whole genome shotgun sequence nucleotide sequence GTAAATTTTTATAGATAGTATATACAAAGAGTATTGACCTTGCGGCTGCGTTGAATCCAACAGCGACCATGAACACCCATCCGGATATTGTCATACTGCAAACAACAAAGTTAAACATTAAACAAAGagaaaataaaatatatttttaatccATGTAAAAATAATTACACAATGGTATGTTAAAAGAAAATTAATTAAATGAAAATTGGATTTTTGGAGAAAATAAAATTGGTAAATAAAAAATCAATCAATTATTGCACTGACCAGATTGATAGAGAATCCAAAgccaattcaggattttcaagcaaGCCGGCTAAGAGAACAAGAATCTGAAAGTACCACGTCTCTAAGCACAGCATCACTGCTGACGAAGCAGACAACTTGACAAATCCTCCCAAACCAGAAAACGCCTCAACGCTAAACCCTCTCCACGTCAACTTACACGTGTCACTCTTGACAATGTACACAAACTGAGCTACCACCACAATCCACCAAGACACGCTCAGAACCAATGATGCGCCCAATAATCCAAGCCCAAATTTGTACACCGCCAGCCAGCTCAGCGCCAGGTGGACCACTAGCGTTGCTGCGGAAATGTAAGCACTGGGAGCTACAATGCTTTGAGACTGTAGGAATTTTTGGATCGGGAAGTTTATGGCGTAGGCAAATATTTGGGGGATGAGGCCGTAGACGAAAAGAGAAGCCGCCGATGCGATTTCCGGCGATTCTCCGAGGAATAGTAGAATTGGTTCGCAGAAAATGTAGATTAGTGTGAGTCCGATTCCGGTGATCGTTAGGAGGATTGTTGATCTTTGGAGATAAATTCCTAGCATTTCGTATTTGTTTGCTCCATATGCTTGTCCACATAGTGTCTCCACTGCACTTCCCATGCCCAACTGCATCCATTAATTATATTATTACAATTGTAGGATTATGAAATTAATAAATTCGTAAGTTATTTAGTTAATCAGTTGATATATATGAGATACAATATTTTGACCGTGTCACGTAACATTATGTGATTAGTCGATATTGACACTTTGCACTTGGGAAGGAAAACATTTTCAATTATAAAAGTGTGATTAATAGACCCAAATCAAATTCAGTACGAAAGTTACTTTTACTAATATCATATAAATATTTGACCGTTTGAAATTTAATGTTTGTGCGTAATTGGATGAACAATACAGTATAAAACAGGAAATTAAAGGAAAAAAGAATAACGTAATAATAATTTACATTCGTAAGAATTGAAATGAAAAAcatttctaaatatgtaatttattcATTAATT carries:
- the LOC139881179 gene encoding protein DETOXIFICATION 40-like, yielding MSMSTQIMSGHLGNLELAAASLGNNGIQVFAYGLMLGMGSAVETLCGQAYGANKYEMLGIYLQRSTILLTITGIGLTLIYIFCEPILLFLGESPEIASAASLFVYGLIPQIFAYAINFPIQKFLQSQSIVAPSAYISAATLVVHLALSWLAVYKFGLGLLGASLVLSVSWWIVVVAQFVYIVKSDTCKLTWRGFSVEAFSGLGGFVKLSASSAVMLCLETWYFQILVLLAGLLENPELALDSLSICMTISGWVFMVAVGFNAAASVRVSNELGAGNPKSASFSVIAVTSYSFIISFIAAVIIITLRNVVSYAFTDGEVVAAAVSDLCPLLALTLILNGIQPVLSGVAVGCGWQTFVAYVNVGCYYVFGVPLGALFGFYFKMGAKGIWSGMICGTLMQTLILIWVTYRTDWNKEVEDAAKRLDHWHGTKEPLLN